One genomic segment of Terrihabitans soli includes these proteins:
- the lpdA gene encoding dihydrolipoyl dehydrogenase: protein MAENEFDIIIIGGGPGGYVAAIRAAQLGFRTAVVEREHLGGICSNWGCIPTKALLRSAEIFSYFGHAKDYGLTVEKFGFDIAAIIKRSRGIAGQMNTGVQFLFKKNKIATIWGDAKLKKAGEIAVTAPTKGVLGPAIEAPKGALGAGTYKAAHIIVATGARPRVLPGLEPDKKKVWTYFEAMNPDKFPKSLLVVGSGAIGVEFASFYRSLGSEVTIVEVLPQILPVEDADIAAFARKQFEKQGIKILTGAKVTKLDKKADAVTATIEVGGKTETITAEKVISAVGVVGNIENIGLEAVGVKTDRGIIVTDGYGRTNVKGVYAIGDVAGPPMLAHKAEHEGVTCVEMIKGLKVHALDKAKIPGCTYCHPQIASVGLTEAKAKEQGRQVKIGRFPFIGNGKAIALGEADGICKTIFDAKTGELLGAHLSGAEVTELIQGFVIAMNLETTEEELIHTIFPHPTLSETMKESVLDAYGRVLNM from the coding sequence ATGGCCGAGAACGAGTTCGACATCATCATTATCGGCGGCGGGCCGGGCGGCTATGTCGCCGCAATCCGCGCCGCGCAGCTCGGCTTCAGGACGGCCGTTGTGGAGCGCGAGCATCTCGGCGGCATCTGCTCGAACTGGGGCTGCATCCCGACGAAAGCGCTGCTGCGCTCGGCGGAGATCTTCTCTTACTTCGGTCACGCCAAGGATTACGGCCTCACGGTCGAAAAGTTCGGGTTCGATATCGCCGCCATCATCAAGCGCTCGCGCGGCATTGCGGGGCAGATGAATACCGGCGTGCAGTTCCTGTTCAAGAAGAACAAGATCGCGACCATCTGGGGCGACGCCAAGCTGAAGAAAGCCGGTGAGATCGCGGTCACCGCGCCGACCAAAGGCGTGCTCGGCCCGGCGATTGAGGCGCCGAAAGGCGCGCTTGGCGCGGGTACCTACAAAGCTGCGCACATCATCGTTGCGACCGGCGCACGTCCGCGCGTCCTGCCGGGTCTTGAGCCCGACAAGAAAAAGGTCTGGACCTATTTCGAAGCGATGAACCCGGACAAGTTTCCGAAATCGCTGCTCGTTGTCGGCTCCGGCGCCATCGGCGTCGAGTTCGCAAGCTTCTACCGCTCGCTCGGTTCCGAGGTGACGATCGTCGAAGTCCTGCCGCAGATCCTGCCGGTTGAAGATGCGGATATCGCCGCCTTTGCCCGCAAGCAGTTCGAGAAGCAGGGCATCAAGATTCTGACCGGGGCCAAGGTCACGAAGCTCGATAAGAAAGCCGATGCCGTGACCGCGACCATCGAGGTCGGCGGCAAGACGGAAACGATCACCGCCGAGAAGGTTATCTCGGCTGTCGGCGTCGTCGGCAATATCGAAAATATCGGCCTTGAAGCAGTCGGCGTCAAAACCGATCGTGGCATCATCGTCACCGACGGTTACGGCCGCACCAACGTCAAAGGCGTGTACGCCATCGGCGATGTCGCGGGTCCTCCGATGCTCGCGCACAAGGCCGAGCATGAGGGCGTCACCTGTGTCGAGATGATCAAGGGCCTCAAAGTCCATGCGCTCGACAAGGCCAAGATCCCGGGCTGCACCTATTGCCACCCGCAGATCGCCAGCGTCGGCCTGACCGAAGCGAAGGCGAAAGAGCAGGGGCGTCAGGTCAAAATCGGCCGCTTCCCGTTCATCGGCAACGGCAAGGCCATTGCGCTCGGCGAAGCGGACGGCATCTGCAAGACAATCTTCGATGCCAAGACGGGCGAGCTTTTGGGCGCGCATCTGTCGGGCGCGGAAGTCACTGAGCTTATCCAGGGCTTCGTCATTGCAATGAATCTGGAGACGACGGAAGAAGAGCTGATCCACACGATCTTCCCGCATCCGACCCTCTCGGAAACGATGAAGGAAAGCGTGCTCGACGCCTATGGCCGCGTCCTGAATATGTGA